The following proteins come from a genomic window of Nostoc sp. ATCC 53789:
- a CDS encoding Dyp-type peroxidase domain-containing protein, translated as MTSEIKEIDINQIVEIATPFDDFEHEALLDEIQGNILKSHGRNHAVYLFLKFENDIEAAKQWIGSFTHRYVTSALEQAEQGKLYRQKKDVPGKLFANFFLTRAGYMHLGYGYQNLPNEDAFRQGMKDPNMQNELGDDSNQWEDGFKNNEIHALVLLAADKIVGPRTEEAKLEERRDQSKLCQQPALLKYKVEAIKGELNAIASIVHEQIGYVLRDENSGEEIEHFGFRDGVSQPLFLKRDVDKEKEHSDFTKWDPRAPLSLVLFKDPLGKKQESYGSFLVFRKLEQNVKAWNQDVVKNLAEKLKGSGELNAPLAGAYTMGRFQNGTPVAIAQTPSEDKKPETNNFNYQDDPQGFKCPFHAHTRKVNPRGDTLALVSIPLEEEKMHRIARRAINYGTLPSKEPENDAGLLFMSFQASLMNQFNFMQKAWAKERNFIKRDVGTDVVIGVEKKGDDNTAVTETYSWPTKWGGEEQTEADFSHWVTMKGGEFFFTPCMSFLKSLAPEPSRHIEFRGVPKKEIEAAQGIINELQNYKQKNWAIGLNGDTVEPDGFLTFFNQRKLSFKFYLQNRVGLGEYSAYDDNIKTLNRYIADVIDQESDACEYKIAELEEYKDRKWAIGLNGDTSEPDGFVNFFGERELPFKFFVQNQRVSLGDYSAYDNNINTLNNYISSLK; from the coding sequence GCCCTATTGGATGAGATACAGGGCAACATCCTCAAGTCACACGGACGCAACCATGCTGTTTATTTGTTCTTAAAATTCGAAAACGACATTGAAGCCGCCAAGCAATGGATTGGCAGTTTTACTCACAGGTATGTCACCTCAGCCCTGGAGCAAGCCGAGCAAGGAAAGCTGTATCGCCAGAAGAAAGATGTACCAGGTAAACTATTTGCCAACTTCTTCTTGACAAGGGCTGGTTATATGCATTTAGGGTATGGCTACCAGAATCTGCCCAATGAAGACGCATTTCGGCAAGGGATGAAAGATCCTAATATGCAGAATGAACTCGGCGATGATTCTAATCAATGGGAGGATGGGTTTAAAAATAATGAAATTCATGCTCTCGTTTTACTCGCAGCTGATAAGATAGTCGGCCCCAGAACTGAAGAAGCAAAGCTTGAGGAGCGGAGGGATCAGAGTAAGCTGTGTCAGCAACCTGCTCTCTTGAAATACAAAGTAGAGGCAATAAAAGGAGAGTTGAATGCGATCGCCTCTATTGTCCACGAGCAAATAGGTTATGTCCTCAGAGATGAAAATTCTGGAGAAGAGATCGAACACTTCGGATTCCGAGATGGAGTCAGTCAACCGTTGTTTCTGAAGCGCGATGTTGACAAAGAAAAAGAACATAGCGACTTTACCAAATGGGACCCCCGCGCACCCCTAAGCTTGGTTTTATTCAAAGATCCCTTGGGTAAAAAACAGGAAAGTTACGGTAGCTTCTTGGTGTTCCGTAAACTGGAGCAGAACGTTAAAGCCTGGAATCAAGATGTTGTCAAAAACCTGGCCGAGAAGCTGAAAGGTTCAGGAGAACTAAATGCACCTTTAGCTGGAGCATACACTATGGGACGCTTCCAGAATGGAACACCAGTAGCGATCGCTCAGACACCAAGCGAGGATAAAAAGCCTGAAACTAACAACTTTAATTATCAAGATGATCCGCAAGGTTTCAAGTGTCCTTTCCATGCCCACACTCGCAAGGTCAATCCCCGTGGGGATACATTAGCCCTTGTATCAATCCCTCTAGAAGAGGAGAAGATGCATCGGATTGCCCGTCGTGCAATTAACTATGGCACTCTCCCCAGCAAAGAGCCAGAAAACGATGCTGGACTGCTGTTTATGAGCTTTCAAGCCAGTTTAATGAACCAGTTCAACTTCATGCAGAAGGCATGGGCTAAAGAAAGGAACTTTATCAAGCGAGATGTGGGAACAGATGTAGTTATTGGTGTAGAAAAGAAAGGAGACGATAACACAGCTGTCACGGAGACATACAGTTGGCCAACTAAGTGGGGCGGTGAAGAGCAGACTGAAGCTGACTTTAGCCATTGGGTAACTATGAAAGGCGGAGAATTTTTCTTTACCCCTTGTATGAGTTTCCTCAAGTCGCTTGCTCCCGAACCCAGTCGCCATATAGAATTTCGCGGAGTTCCTAAAAAAGAGATCGAAGCGGCTCAAGGCATAATCAATGAACTTCAAAATTACAAGCAGAAGAACTGGGCAATTGGTCTAAACGGAGATACCGTTGAGCCGGACGGATTTCTCACCTTCTTCAACCAGCGAAAGCTCTCATTTAAGTTTTATTTGCAAAATCGAGTTGGATTGGGTGAATACTCGGCTTACGATGATAATATCAAAACCCTAAATCGCTACATCGCAGATGTAATCGATCAAGAGAGCGATGCTTGCGAATATAAGATCGCTGAACTAGAGGAATACAAAGACCGGAAGTGGGCAATTGGTCTCAATGGAGATACCAGTGAGCCAGACGGATTTGTTAATTTCTTTGGCGAACGAGAGCTACCATTCAAGTTCTTTGTGCAAAATCAACGTGTTTCATTGGGTGATTACTCTGCCTACGATAATAATATCAATACGCTGAATAACTACATTAGTTCCCTCAAATAG
- the glgX gene encoding glycogen debranching protein GlgX: MYVAVWPGNVYPLGASWDGKGTNFALFSENATGVELCLFDADNHENRLPLTEKNNFVWHAYLPGVGPGQRYGFRVHGPWAPELGHRFNPNKLLIDPYAKAIDGEISDTAAIFGYSLDAPEQDLAFSDLDNAETMPKCIVVDQSFDWGDDKLLSIPWHETIIYETHVRGFTKLHPEIPEELHGTYAGLAHPVAIQYLQQLGITSVELMPVHHFLSSPGFLVNKGLKNYWGYDSINYFTPYSGYSASGSVGQQVTEFKQMVKDLHSAGIEVILDVVYNHTGEGNHLGPTLSLRGIDNAVYYRLVKDNSRYNMDFTGCGNSLNVRHAQVLKLIMDSLRYWVTEMHIDGFRFDLASALARELYEVDNLAAFFDIIHQDPVLADVKLIAEPWDLGEGGYQVGNFPLRWSEWNGRYRDTVRDFWRGEDDSLGQFAYCFTGSPDLYQANGRNPSASINFITAHDGFTLNDLVSYNEKHNQDNGEDSRDGESHNRSWNCGVEGETNDPDVIRLRQRQRRNFLATLMLSQGIPMLLGGDEIGCTQKGNNNVYCQDNEIAWRDWSLQKSNSELLDFARELIYFRHQHPVFRRRKWFQGRPIHGFGISDIGWFNDDGSEMTEKQWLVSYAKAMEIFLNGEGIVTPGRRGERIIDESFLLFFNAHYETIEFALPNVFKDREWEIVIDTNESRFLSPGKLVMGEQTVPVTDRSLMVLRRLAS; encoded by the coding sequence ATGTATGTAGCTGTATGGCCTGGGAATGTATATCCCTTGGGTGCTAGTTGGGATGGAAAAGGTACGAATTTTGCTTTGTTTTCGGAAAATGCAACAGGTGTAGAACTTTGTTTATTTGATGCTGATAATCATGAAAATCGCTTGCCTTTAACAGAAAAAAATAATTTTGTTTGGCACGCTTATCTACCAGGAGTAGGGCCTGGGCAACGCTATGGATTTAGAGTACATGGCCCTTGGGCCCCAGAACTTGGTCATCGCTTTAACCCTAATAAACTATTAATTGATCCTTATGCCAAGGCAATTGATGGGGAAATTAGCGATACCGCAGCTATTTTTGGCTACTCTTTAGATGCGCCAGAACAAGACCTAGCTTTTTCCGATTTAGATAATGCCGAAACTATGCCGAAGTGTATTGTTGTCGATCAGTCTTTTGATTGGGGAGATGACAAACTACTTTCTATACCGTGGCACGAAACTATTATTTATGAAACTCACGTTAGAGGTTTTACTAAATTACACCCAGAAATTCCAGAAGAATTACATGGTACTTATGCAGGGCTGGCACATCCAGTTGCAATTCAATATCTCCAACAACTAGGAATCACATCTGTGGAATTGATGCCTGTACATCACTTTTTATCTTCTCCAGGATTTCTGGTAAATAAAGGACTCAAAAACTATTGGGGCTACGATTCTATTAATTATTTCACCCCCTACTCTGGTTACAGTGCTAGTGGCTCAGTCGGACAACAAGTGACCGAGTTTAAGCAGATGGTCAAGGACTTACACTCTGCTGGCATTGAAGTAATTTTAGATGTAGTTTATAACCACACTGGCGAAGGCAATCATTTAGGGCCAACATTATCGCTACGAGGCATCGATAATGCTGTGTACTACCGCTTGGTCAAAGATAATTCCCGTTACAACATGGACTTCACAGGCTGCGGCAACTCCCTCAATGTGCGTCATGCCCAAGTTCTGAAGTTAATCATGGATAGTCTGCGCTATTGGGTAACAGAAATGCATATTGATGGCTTTAGGTTTGATTTAGCCTCAGCATTAGCGCGAGAACTATATGAAGTAGATAATCTCGCAGCTTTTTTTGATATTATTCATCAAGATCCAGTTCTGGCAGATGTAAAGCTGATTGCTGAACCTTGGGATTTAGGAGAAGGCGGTTATCAAGTTGGCAATTTTCCTTTACGTTGGTCTGAATGGAATGGCAGATATCGTGATACTGTGCGGGATTTTTGGCGTGGTGAGGATGATAGCCTCGGACAATTTGCTTACTGTTTTACCGGCAGCCCTGATCTTTACCAAGCAAACGGGCGTAATCCCAGTGCCAGTATTAATTTCATCACTGCTCATGATGGCTTCACACTCAATGATTTGGTCAGCTACAACGAAAAGCATAATCAGGACAACGGCGAAGATAGCCGGGATGGGGAAAGCCATAACCGCTCTTGGAATTGCGGTGTAGAAGGAGAAACCAATGACCCAGATGTAATCCGCTTACGGCAACGTCAGCGACGCAACTTTTTAGCAACTCTAATGCTGTCTCAAGGCATACCCATGCTATTAGGAGGAGATGAAATTGGTTGCACTCAGAAGGGTAACAACAATGTATACTGCCAAGATAATGAAATTGCCTGGCGCGATTGGAGTTTACAAAAGTCTAATTCCGAACTACTAGATTTTGCCCGCGAACTGATTTATTTTCGTCATCAGCATCCAGTATTTCGGCGGCGTAAGTGGTTTCAAGGCCGTCCTATTCACGGTTTTGGGATCAGTGATATTGGTTGGTTTAATGACGATGGCAGCGAAATGACTGAAAAGCAGTGGCTAGTTAGTTATGCCAAAGCTATGGAAATTTTCTTGAATGGCGAGGGCATTGTTACTCCTGGCCGCCGTGGTGAACGGATTATTGATGAGAGCTTTCTGCTATTCTTTAATGCTCACTACGAAACGATTGAGTTTGCTTTACCCAATGTTTTCAAAGACAGGGAATGGGAAATAGTTATTGACACCAATGAATCTCGCTTCCTTAGCCCAGGAAAGTTGGTTATGGGTGAGCAAACTGTGCCAGTTACAGACCGCTCTCTCATGGTGTTACGTCGTCTTGCTTCGTAA